Part of the Choloepus didactylus isolate mChoDid1 chromosome 27, mChoDid1.pri, whole genome shotgun sequence genome is shown below.
CTCTTAGGGAGAAAAGAATAATACTTGGTGGTCTTTGGGGGACATTGGAGAGTTTTCGGGGTGGGGAAGTACGGATCTTTGAGCATCCACCAGCCCCAAGACGGGGCTTCCGGGTAAAGATTTGTGGCCAGCATCAGAGGGCTTGGGTCTGCAAGGTAAGGTGCCCCTGGAGACCCCGGAGAGAGTGATACCCCTCCCTCTTCCCGCACCAGGGTTTCCACACCCACAAGTCACCCAGGCATAGCCAGGTCTCCTCACCTGGTGGCTCTCCCTTTATAGTTTCCTGGCCAGTCCTGCCCACCTCTGCCTCTCCATCCCATTCCTGCCCCCACTGCCTGGGCTACCCCTTAGCAGGCTGCCCAGAAAGGAGCCAGTTAAAAGGGGACAGATTATTTTCCTTCACCCAGTCTCTGCCCCCAATCCCCACTCCCCCCCAAACAAGGCACATGACCCCCACTTTTGAGGAGGGCAGACAATTGGGTTCACATGGCCCTGCCTCCAGTCCTGCTGACTCAGTGTCTTCAGGTTGGGGACTTCCTGGAAGTGGGGGCAAGTGAGGGGTTGGAAATGATGAGTCACGGAACAGGGTTCCCCCAGCACAGGCTGAGGTGGGTGGCTTCGCATCCAGAAGTGGCAGTGGGTGGGCACCTCCTGGGTGGGAGAGATTAGCTGGGTCCTGGCCCAGATCAGGCCTGGGTGGGTACAGGCTGACCTGCAGGGGGGCACACCTATTTCAAGGCTGTTTATCCACAGCTGTAACCTAAGAGATTTAGTTGTAACATCTTACGtactcacacagtcacacagtcttATAACCAGCCAACACAGTGGACACAGGGACACAGGACCCTCAGCCATGGCTGGACATCTCTCACAGCCACCTGGCTTCACATACCCACTGTGCATATAGAGCCACAAAGGGAAGTCACCAACCACATCAGCACCCACACACAGGCTCAAGCAAAGAACATGCACTTACCTCTGCACCCACGCCTAATTGTACATTCCATGGCACACGGCCTGGCCATGCACCTGAATACTGTCTCACGCCCCCCACCTGCACCAACGCGTGTCAGACTGTGTGTGCACAGACCCCACCGACATAGCCGAGCAGCCACCTCATCCGTGGAAGAGGGAGGATGCCTGCTGGTTAGGACTGCGGAGCCAGCctggctgggttcaaatcccagctctgccacttgcaaGCTGGACAGgtttcttcccctttctgtgcctcagtttccttatccgtGCAGTGGTTCTGATGTTGGTGAGCCCAGAGGCCCGTTGTGAGGAGTAAATCAGTTAATTTAGATAAAGCACTTACTACAGTAGGTGCTAGGGATGCGTTGGTTGTAATCTTAATGTCCCTTTAAGATCCACAGCCGTTGTCTGCCTCCTTCAAACCGTGCACGGAGGCTGGGACACTGTCCTGCAAGCATGGCCGCATAACACACAGCCACTCACAACACACAGCCATCCCTTGTCGTCCCCTTCTCTTGGCCTCTCACTGCCACCACCCCCATACACCCCGACTCTCCCCCGCCCCCTCCAACCCATCAGCCAGCCTTCAGGAGGAAGTGGCTGATGCAAGATGCTTGGCATATTAGGTTTCCTTGCAGGGTGGGGTGGCGCTCGGCCCGGTGACCCTACCGTGGCCTGCCTTGGGAACCAGCATTTCTCACACCCAGCCCCCCACGCCTGGGGCTGGAAAGGCGGACTCCCGGGGCCAGGAGCCAGCCCAGCCTTCCCATGGGGCACAAAGCGTGCCTACCTGGGACCCACTCTGCCTGACGATGCCCGCCGGCTGAGCTGTGGGTGGTTGCTGCCTTTGGGTACAAACGGGGCCTCAAAGTACCCCCCCCCAATAAAGCCAATCCAGACTCTAGACAcctcctgctccccacctccTGCCGTGTTATCTAACACTCCCCTGTATGTCTGTCTCTGCAGAAATATCTTCCCCTCCAACCTGGTGTCCGCAGCCTTCCGCTCAGTGAGTCCTGGAGGGGGGgggtccctggggtggggggtggggcgagAGAGCAGTGCCTGGAAAACCACAGGTGCCCACGTGTTTACAGGTGATATTGGGGGGTTCTTGAATGACCCTAAAACCCATCCATGCCCCTCCCCATCGAGAAATGAGAATATGGGTTCAAAGCCCCCTATGGGTTCCACttctagctgtgtgatcctggtcAAGAgcctttacctctctgagcctcagtttccacctccGGAAAATGGGGGTATTAATAGTCCGATTCCAGCAGGGGAAGCGACAGGGTGAAACTGGGTCATGTTTCAGGGATGTTTAGGGCAGGCTTGGACCTGTTGCTAGTTCAGGGCTGGGGGACCCTCCGTGGTCACTGACACTAATCCTTCCCACCCTGCCTGCAGTACGCTACCTCCTATGAACTGAGATGGGTCAACGGGAACCAGAACAGAACCTTGGTGAAGGTGAGCACAGGGGAAGGGGtcggggtggggctgggggagctgcACCTTGCTCCTTGGCCCACTgctatggtttttcttttttgtctcccctgcccccagctttTGCCTGCCCACTTGATCTTCTAAAATTTGGTGtggaatttgatttttttaaaatacaattttattgagatatattcacataccctgcagtcatctacagtgtacaatagttgttcacagtaccatcatgtagttgtgcattcatcaccagaatcaatttttgaacattttccttactccaaaaaaaaaaataaataaaggttaaaaaaagcACCTAAAAATTCCAtccctcccaatcccaccctatttttcatttaatttttgtccccatttttgtactcatctgtccacacactggataaagagagtgtgagctacgaggttttcacaatcacacagtcacacatgtaagctacatagttaagtCTTCAAGATAAGACCACTGGGTTGCATTtggacagcttcaggtatttccctctagcatggaatttgattttaatttttggtaAGTCCCTCTGCAATCTGTAGATACTGGATTTGAAGAGCTCTTCTCCATCCCCAACTACCCTCAGCTTGGCAGTCGGAGGGGTCTTACtaacctgcccctgcccctcccctgctcAGAACCTGCCATAACTCCCTAGCCCCCTTGGGAGAAAGCCTGGGGTCTTTAATCATGTCCATGGGGTCCTGTGAAGTCGggcccctgcccacctgcccagcTCATTCCACTCCAGCCACAGTGGTTTTCTTTCCATTTGGGTGCTCTCATTTCCAGGCCGTTGCACATTCTAGTTCCTCTGTCTAGAACCTTCTACCCTTCCTCTTTTCCCTGCTTCAAACTCCAGGTCTTAACTCAGAGGCATGcttcctcctctgggaagccctcctttttttttttttaaattaaattcagttttattgagataaagtcacataccatacagtcatccatgctgtacaatcaactgttcatagtatcatcatatagttgtgcattcatcaccccaatctatttttgaacattttctttacaccagaaaaaataagaataaaaaataaaagtaaaaaacaacacccaaattcatcccccccatcccaccctatttttcatttagtttttgtccccatttttctactcattcatccatacactggataaagggagtgcaatctacaaggttttcacaatcacactgtcaccccttgtaagctacattgttatacaatcatcttcaagagtcaaggctacagggctggagtctggtagtttcagatatttgcttctagctattccattacattaaaacctagaaagggttatctgtacagtgcataagaatgtccaccagagtgacctctcgactccatttgaaatctctcagtcactgaagctttatttcatttcattttgcatcccccttttggttaagaagatgttctcaatcccacgatgctgggtccaggttcatccccgggagtcatatcctgcgttgccagggagatttccacccctgggagtcgggtcccacgtagggggaagggaaACCCTCCTTGACTCCCACACTTGGGTCCCACACTCCCCTGGGCTGCCCCGTGCCAGCCCCGCCCCTCTGGGTCCGCCCTGGTGATGGTTCTTCTGTCCCCATTGGCAGACGGGGGGCGAGGTGGAGGGCATGAACATCCTGGGCCTGGTGGTGTTTGCCATCGTCTTCGGCGTGGCGCTGCGTAAGCTGGGGCCCGAGGGAGAGATCCTAGTCCGCTTCTTTAACTCCTTCAACGATGCCACCATGGTGCTCGTCTCCTGGATCATGTGGTAGGTgacgggcagggggctggggctcCGGGTGCGTGGAGGGTTGGGGGAGAACTCTCCATCTGCTTTCTGGAGCCAGAGAGCCTGGAAGCAAGTCCAGTGTCTCCcatttcctggctgtgtgaccttgggcaagtggcttaccctctctgtgtctcagtttcctcaactctaAAAGGAGCTATGCTGTATTCCATCAAAGTTAAGACTCTGCTGGAGCTTTCTAATCTTACTGGAAGGTGACAGAAGACAACCATGCTGTGGTGGCTGCCTAACTGACACATCACAATTTCAGAGATTTCAGTGTAATCAAATGTTCACCTTAGACTTGATGATATAAAATAgaacctacttcacagggttATGGTGAAGATtcaatgagtgagtgagtgtggtGTGGGCAAAGCACATAGAAAGTGCTTTCAAATGCCTGGCACCTGGTAAGCAAAGCATTTGTTTCCTGTTGATGACaatttttatcattatgtttccagataatgaggggaaaaaaaaaacaggtgcggaagcttccagcttctgcctctgcccaccccccccaGTCTTGTCTCTATGCAGCCTCTCATTGATTCTCAGAACTCATCCTGGATCTAGAAAGTCAGAAAGTGGGAGAGAGGCCACGTTGCTGCATATTTGATAACCCATGCCCCAATTCCAGTGCAGCTGGAATCACAGAGCCACTGTGTACCTGCTGCCTGCGGACGCTCATGGCACAAATCACATGCCCCTTGGCGGGCGGATAAAAGCACATTGCCACTTGCCAGAGAGAGGCAGGGTGGTGTTGTGGGCAAGTGTGTTTCTGCATCTGGGAGGCCCAGGGTCTCATCCCAATTCCCAGGCGTGTTGCCCTATGTCAGGTTTACTTagcccctctgtgcctcagtttccccatctagaAAAGGGGTTGATTGTACCAGCCCACAAAGAGTTGcggtcaggcacaaaaagagttAATACATGCAGCATTCTAGAGACAGTGCCTTGCCTGTAGCCGATCTACAGTAaatgataatagctaatatttactgagtacttgcCTTGTAGGACCTCTCGACTTATCATTCCATAGGCCAGAACATGGGTGCGCACGGCCACATCTAGCTGCATAGGCAGCTGGGAAATGTTGCCTTTTTCGTTACTAAAGAGGAGAATGGGTATGGGCCGACACTAGCCATAGGGATCAAACAGGTAGGGAGAGGGTGAAAATAATCCCACCTGAAGATTACTGATCACTTGTGATGTACAAAAGCCGTTCAACTCAGCATCTCATTTTATCTTCCCATTATCCCTGTGAAGTTGGTAAAACTCTTCCCCATTTGACAGACCAATTAGATTTCATTTAGTTCAACAAAAACCTTAAGGTATTCTCGTGAAGATTAAATCATGATTCAGGGCTCAGCACGTCATAAATGCTTAATACCTAGGAATTGTTATTAAGACACGagaattggctttttcatttttcacaatgTGCTGAGATGATGTATTGGTTCTAACCAGATTtgctgctgtgtaacaaacaatcCCAGAAAACGCAAATGACTCAGATAGGTTGGGGGTTTATTTTTCGCTCATATAGAAAAACCAAAATCTGGTGATTCTTCTCCAAGCAGTGTTGGGGATACCcagtctccttctctctcctggtAGCACCATCTTCAACCCGTGGCTGCAAGCCAGCATGTGGGAGGGCCTGGAGGATGGCGGAGGAGGTGGCCCCAGGCCGGGCCTGGAAGTGGTGCCCCTGCTTCAGCGCCCGCTGCCTGGGTTCCTCCcgactgcaagggaggctgggaaatgtggtcAGGCCGTCACTGTCTCCTGGGTTCTCAGGTATACCCCTGTGGGCATCTTGTTCCTGGTGGCTGGCAAGATCGTGGAGATGGAGGACGTGAAGAAGCTCTTTGCCAGCGTTGGCAAGTATGTCCTGTGCTGCCTGCTGGGCCACGCCATCCACGGGCTCCTGGTGCTGCCCCTCATCTACTTCTTCTTCACCCGCAAGAACCCCTACCGCTTCCTGTGGGGCATCGTGACCCCACTGGCCACCGCCTTCGGGACCTCCTCCAGGTGTGTGGGGCCTTGGGGCCGACCAGGGCCTCGTTTTTCTTCATCCAGGGGGCCTGGAGCAGGGATCAAGTTTAGGAAGACTCCAGAAAATTTGCATTTGGGGATATTGGATCAGAAACCCTGCAATCACCCCTCCTCCcaaaaaaacaaagttgggaAATCACTGCCTTAGagatttcttcctcctttcctgggGGCCCCCTAGTCCTCAGGAACTCACTACCTCTGCCTAAGGTCCTGTCCTGGGTGACTTGTGGTCCACCCGGGACCCAGCCTCTAGGAGCAGCTTCTCACTTGTCTTTTGAGTCTTACTCCCCTTTCAGGTCCTGCCTCTCCCCCTCATCCCTAGTCCTATGGGGAGAACAGTAACTCTTAGCTGGGTTCCATTATCAGggacggggtggggtggggatcagTGAGCTCAGACATTATAGGATTTAGGTAcaagtttctgtttattttgaggAGTAGAGGTCTATATTTTCCCAGGGGGTCCAGGTCCCATAAATTTTGGAATTCCAGCAGCCTGCAGGATCTGGGGTGCTTTCTGACTCCTGGGAAGAGAAGAGCTGGgaaagttgggggtggggtggggcatctAGGCTGGCGTGGGGGGGCAGTTCCAGGTGGTGGGGCATGTGACCTGGGGGGCTTGGGGCTGTGGCGGGGGCCCAGTGAGCTCACTGCCTCGCGGCCCCCCAGCTCCGCCACCCTGCCGCTGATGATGAAGTGCGTGGAGGAGAAGAATGGCGTGGCTAGGCACATCAGCCGCTTCATCCTGCCCATCGGTGCCACGGTCAACATGGATGGCGCGGCCCTCTTCCAGTGCGTGGCGGCCGTGTTCATTGCGCAGCTCAACCAGAAGCCCCTGGACCTGGTGAAGATCATCACCATCCTgtgagtgtggggtggggggctgcagcCGGGACCCTCTGACCTACATCACTCCTCCTGCTGAGAGAAGACACAGACTGAGCGGGTTGTGGGGAGCGGGGCTCTCCTGGCATCTccccctggggggtggggggctccctgACGTCCCCTTGTCcacctctccccctgccccagagTCACCGCCACAGCATCGAGCGTGGGGGCGGCGGGCATCCCCGCCGGAGGTGTCCTCACTCTGGCCATCATCCTCGAAGCCATCAGCCTGCCTGTGCATGACCTCTCCTGGATCCTTGCTGTGGACTGGCTTGTGTGAGTGGGCGCTGCGGCTTCGGGGGCCACACGGGGCTACCCCTGGGAAAGGGAACTGGAGAGAAGGTCATTGAGAGCCTGTGGGAAGAGgagcagaggaaggaaggagttcTAGAGAAAAGGGGTGGGACCTTAAGAGTTCCAGAAAgaggaaggtgttctagtttgctaatgctgccagaatgcaaaataccagagatggatcggcttttataaagggggtttatttggttacacagttacagtcttaaggccatgaagtgtccaaggtaacatatcaacaatcgggtaccttcactggaggatggccaatggtgtctggaaaacctctgttagctgggaaggcacgtggctggcatctgctccagagttctggtttcaaaatggctttctcccaggacattcctctctaagctgcagttcctcaaaaatgtcactcttggttgctcttggggtgtttgtcctctcttagcttctctggagcaagagtctgctttcaatggccgtcttcaaactgtctctcatctgcagctcttctctcagcttttgtgcattcttcaaagtgtccgtcttggctgtagcaagctcgctccttctgtctgagcttatatagtgctccagtaatttcattcagacccaccctgaatggttggggcaaCACCTgcaaggaaattatccaaccaaaggtcttgtccacagttgattgaatcacatctccatggaaacacccaaaggattccaaaatctaatcaacactaatatgtctgcccacacaagattgcattaaagataatggcgttttggggggcataatacaccaaactggcacagaagggatAGGATCTTTGGGGTTCTAAGATACACCCCGGAAAGGCAGTGAACTTAAGTGGTGGATAGAGTGGACTCTTGGGctaggctgcctgggttcaaatcccagggcCCCCCTCTCCTAGATATTAAGACCTTGGGGAGGAATTTAATCTACCCATTcactggtttcttcatctgttaaatgcGGAGAAGAGACTGTCCCTTGTGCAGTGACCGGAAGGCCTGATGGCCGCGTATATGCACCCGCCTTAGAACGGAGCCCAGCAAATAGTGAATCTACGTAATTGTTAGCAATCGGGATTAGGAGTGCAAGTGGGAAACTGGCACTTCCTTGAAAAGTTTAATGTAGAGTAAACATCTGGCCTAGCAGTTCTGCTCCTAGGTGTCTCCCCGGGGAAACTGAGAACGTGTGTCCCACAAAACCTTGTGCATTAATGTTC
Proteins encoded:
- the SLC1A5 gene encoding neutral amino acid transporter B(0), whose amino-acid sequence is MVADAPKGDPKGFAAAEPTANGAPVVVPTEVQVSTAGGCCGSRGQVRRCLRANLLVLLTVAAVVAGVAVGLGVLGAGGAPALGPARLAAFSFPGELLLRLLRMIILPLVVCSLVGGAASLDPSALGRLGAWALLYFLVTTLLASALGVGLALALQPGAAINDSVGATGAAEAAPSKEVLDSFLDLVRNIFPSNLVSAAFRSYATSYELRWVNGNQNRTLVKTGGEVEGMNILGLVVFAIVFGVALRKLGPEGEILVRFFNSFNDATMVLVSWIMWYTPVGILFLVAGKIVEMEDVKKLFASVGKYVLCCLLGHAIHGLLVLPLIYFFFTRKNPYRFLWGIVTPLATAFGTSSSSATLPLMMKCVEEKNGVARHISRFILPIGATVNMDGAALFQCVAAVFIAQLNQKPLDLVKIITILVTATASSVGAAGIPAGGVLTLAIILEAISLPVHDLSWILAVDWLVDRSCTIINVEGDAFGAGLLQSYVDRTEARSSVPELLQVKSELPLAQLPAPTEEGNPLLKHPQGPAGNTDTCEKESVM